CCGGCGTTCCTCGGCACCATCTGGCTGCAGCAAGGTGATCGACCGCTGGCCGAGGACACCGAGGAGGTGCTGCGCGGCGCCGCGGTGTTGGCGGGGCGCCTGATCACCCGGCTGGCGGCCAAGCCCTCGGGTCACGCGACGCTGATCCAGGACGTGCTGGGTCTCACCGGGGATCCGCCCGATATCGAGACGATCAGTCGTGAGCTCGCAGTCCCGGCCCATGGACGGGCGGCCGTCATCGGCATCGAATCCGCTACCGAGGGCTCCCGACTGGCCGACGTCCTTGCTCTGAGCGCCAGCGCTTTTCGGCCCGACGCCCAGGTGACCGCGGCCGGTGGCCGGGTGTACGTACTGTTCCCGGACGCGAGCAAGGGACTTTCCTCATGGGTACGCAGCACGGTGTCCGCGCTGCGAACCGAGTTGGGTCTGGAGCTACGGGCGGTAACCGCCGCACAACTCGACGGTCTGGCCGGTGTGGCCGCGGCGCGTGGTGAGGTCGATCGGGTGCTCGACAGCGCCGCGCGCAGGCCGGGGAGCCTGGCGTCGATCACGTCCCCGGCCGAGGCACGCACGACCGTTCTGCTCGATGAGATCGTCACGATGATCACCGCCGACGAGCGCCTCGTCGATCCGCGGATCGCGGCGTTGCGCGCCGATGAACCGGTGCTGGCACACACGCTGTCGGCGTACCTGGACAGCTTCGGCGATATCGCATCGGCAGCCGCGGCGCTGCACGTGCACCCCAACACCGTGCGCTACCGGGTGCGCCGCACCGAAGGGATCCTCGGCACTTCCCTGGCCGATCCCGACGTGCGCCTGCTGCTGACCCTGAGCCTGCGTGCCACGGCCTGACCCGACTGCCCGTCATGCGGCAGGATTGCCCGGGTGAGACGTCTCCTGGTCTTGGCCGTGTCGACTTTCGCCGTGTCGACCTCGGCCATATCGATCTTGGCCGTCGGCCCGGCCGCGTCGGCGGCCCCGGCCGCACTCCCGCCGACCACCGGCGGATTCGACTATCAGCTGGGCGGAACGTCGGATACCCCCGGACTGGCGGTCGTGGTGCGGGATTCCACCGCGCTGCCGTTGGAGGGGGCCTACAACATCTGTTATCTCAACGGTTTTCAGACCCAGCCCGGATCGGACTGGGCCGATCGACATGGCTCGGCGCTCTTGCGCGACGAATCGGGCGCACCCGTCGCCGACGCCGACTGGCCCGACGAGTACATCCTGGATCCGACCACCCCGGCGCAGCGCGCCACCATCCTGGAAGTGCTCACCCCCGATCTGAATCGC
This DNA window, taken from Mycolicibacterium neoaurum, encodes the following:
- a CDS encoding PucR family transcriptional regulator, which encodes MGGVRLGQLLLALDATLVSLVDAPRGLDLPVTSAALLDRDDIQLGVAPAFGSADIFFLLGIDNPDTIRWLDQHGRSPVAIFAKHPSAEVIRRATRAGIAVVAVEPRARWERLYRLVDHVFDHHGADATHDSGTDLFGLAQSIAERTRGMVSIEDAESHVLAYSASNEEADELRRLSILGRAGPPEHLAWIARRGIFDALHAKPDPVRVAERPELGLRPRLAIGIFGVTGDARRAPAFLGTIWLQQGDRPLAEDTEEVLRGAAVLAGRLITRLAAKPSGHATLIQDVLGLTGDPPDIETISRELAVPAHGRAAVIGIESATEGSRLADVLALSASAFRPDAQVTAAGGRVYVLFPDASKGLSSWVRSTVSALRTELGLELRAVTAAQLDGLAGVAAARGEVDRVLDSAARRPGSLASITSPAEARTTVLLDEIVTMITADERLVDPRIAALRADEPVLAHTLSAYLDSFGDIASAAAALHVHPNTVRYRVRRTEGILGTSLADPDVRLLLTLSLRATA
- a CDS encoding endo alpha-1,4 polygalactosaminidase, giving the protein MRRLLVLAVSTFAVSTSAISILAVGPAASAAPAALPPTTGGFDYQLGGTSDTPGLAVVVRDSTALPLEGAYNICYLNGFQTQPGSDWADRHGSALLRDESGAPVADADWPDEYILDPTTPAQRATILEVLTPDLNRCADNGFDAVEIDNLDTFTRFPAIEEAGALELARSYIALAHARGLAIGQKNAAELAGIGRRQLGFDFAVTEECAAFDECSAYTRPYGPHVLQIEYVDNLPAPFAAVCASPDRAPLTILRDRDLVPPGAAGHVYQQCP